The genomic stretch CATCCCCTTCCCAATCCCATTCCCTTCACTGTTTCTGGAGATCTATACCAATCATGATTTTCAGGCCATATTTTTATAGCTCATCTATTCACAGTCACCCACATTCACCAGAGCCTCACCTCACCCACGCCCACCCCATGTACCACATTGTTTATTAGGGGAAGGTACATTTTGTATTGTTCAGGATCCTATGGGTCCCCTTCTTCCCTGCCTTTGTGTAGATCTTGAGCTGCCTGTGGACAGGGCATTGGTAGCTCAAGAGACTCCTGGATacctgttttaaaatttgaaaggtTAAGGGTTTGCACGCATGAATCAACAAGGGACCTTTATTTCTTTAGGAAGCAATTTATTAGAAGAACTGGCAACactgaaagaaggaaaacttAAGTGAACTTTTtctggtgaccttgggcagacACCTAGGACTCGGGGGAAAGTCCAGTCCCGGCTCAGTCCTTCTTGTCGCCGTCACCCAGGGTGAGCTTGTCAAAGAAGTCCTCTGTCAGGGCACCTTCCGGGGACCCCACGTTGCTCAGGTTGCTGACATGGTCCCCCAGCTCCTTGATGTACCTGACCTGCTGGTCCAGGTAGCCAGTCCCCAGGAAGTGGCACAGGTTGGCATCGCAGCTGTCGGTGGCCAGCTGGTGCATGTTGAGCAGGCTCTGGTTGACGTACTTCTCCCAGTGCAGGCTATCTTGCATGGCCTGGAGTCCGCTCTTCTACTGTTGGGTCTCAGGCTTTCCGATGTTGAGGAAGCAGATGCGGCCCCCACGCTGGATCTGCAGGAACATCAGGCTCTCTGCTGTCTTGCTGTGCTCGTGGGAGCGGAGCAGGAAGAAATGGGAGAAATGCTTCAAGCCCACATCATAATGGTCGAGGTATAAGGCCACGGCCAGGCACTGGAAGGAGGCGTGAAACTCCAGGGTGGCGTGGTGGTTGATTGCGGCTTCGCACTCGGGGCGGTAGTTCTGACGCTTCTGTGAGGGCGATGTGGGCAGCATGGTGGGCCACTCCCGGACCCAGGGAATGGCGGCTGGGACAAAGCGTCTCCGGGGCAGGAatcggcgggggcgggggtggggtggccgGGGCCAGAGGCCTCCTAGGAACCTTTCCAGGGCGGACAGTGTGGGTGGCCGGAGGCGGGCTCCCAGCCAGATGGCTGGTAGCTGGGCAGGGTCTCTGGGATGGACTGTTCGAGGCATCTGTTGGGCGGGGTCAGTACCCGGGCTTGCGATTGGTTAAGGAAGAGGGGAAGAGGTCACGTGGGTAGGCGGGAGCCGTGTGCAGGAAGTGAGCAGGGCGAGACCCCTGTCTATCAAAGCCAGGGTGTGGCCAGGGCGAGACCACTGTCTTTCAAAGCCAGGGTGTGGCCAGGGCGAGACCACTGTCTATCAAAGCCAGGGTGTGGCCAGGGCGAGACCACTGTCTTTCAAAGCCAGGGTGTGGCCAGGGCGAGACCACTGTCTTTCAAAGCCAGGGTGTGGCCAGGGCCAGACCCCTGTCTTTCAAAGCCAGGGTGTGGCCAGGGCCAGACCCCTGTCTTTCAAAGCCAGGGTGTGGCCAGGGCCAGACCCCTGTCTTTCAAAGCCAGGGTGTGGCCAGGGCCAGACCCCTGTCTTTC from Bubalus bubalis isolate 160015118507 breed Murrah chromosome X, NDDB_SH_1, whole genome shotgun sequence encodes the following:
- the LOC123331765 gene encoding ferritin heavy chain-like, with the protein product MLPTSPSQKRQNYRPECEAAINHHATLEFHASFQCLAVALYLDHYDVGLKHFSHFFLLRSHEHSKTAESLMFLQIQRGGRICFLNIGKPETQQ